Part of the Bifidobacterium sp. ESL0775 genome is shown below.
TCAAGGCGGTCCTTCAAATCGGGGGCCATGGTGTCGAGGTATTCCTCGATGCGCTCGTAGACCTTGTCGCCTTCGACGATGAGCTTGGAGAAGTCGTCGTTGAAGATGTCGCGCACCACGCGGATGGCGACGTCGGGCTCGCCCTGCAGAAGCTTCGCACGCTTGCCGTTGTGATAGAGCTTGCGCTTGTCCTCGATCTTGCTCCACTGGCGCTTGAGGTTTTCGAGGTCCTTCTTCAACGCGTCCTCGCTGGCACCGTCAGCTGCCGTACGGATGATGACGCCCATGTCCTTCGGGGCGATCTTGGCGACGATGGACTTGAGCCTGCCGCGTTCGCGTTCCGGTAGCTTGCGGCTCACGCCGGTCATGCCGCCTGAGGGAACGAGCACGAGGAAGCGACCCGCGAGCGTGACCTGCGAGGTCAGGCGTGCGCCCTTGTGGCCGATCGGATCCTTGGTGACCTGCACGAGCACCGGATCGCCAGACTTGAAGGCGAGTTCGATGCGTCGCGGCTGGCCTTCGAGGCGCGTGGCGTCCCAGTTGACCTCGCCGGCGTAAAGCACGCCGTTGCGCGGCTGGCCGATGTCGACAAACGCGGCCTCCATGCTGGGCAGCACGTTCTGCACGCGGCCCAGATAGATGTTGCCGACGGTGGCGACCTCTTGGATATCGGAAACGTAGTGCTCGACGAGCACGTTATCTTCGATGACGGAAATCTGAGTATGCTGACCCTTTTCGCGCACGACCATCAGGCGGTCGACGTTCTCGCGACGGGCGAGGAAGTCCTGCTCGATCAGCTGGTTCTGGCGGCTGCGTTCACGGCGGTTGTCGCGGCGGCGCTGTTTCTTGGCCTCGAGACGCGTGGAACCTTCGATATCGGTGATTTCGTCGATATATTGCTGTTTGCGCGAACGACGGGAAGTTGAACGAGACGACGAATCACGCCCGCTCTCGCTTTCCTCGCCCTTGGAACCACGATGACGGCGGCGACGACGGGTCAGCGGCTGGTCGTCACTGTCTTCATCGGATTCGCGCCTGCGACGGCGACGGGTTTCACCACGGCCTGACGAATCCTCGTCACGCTCATTGTGCGATCCACGCCCACGGTTGCCACGGCTTTCGTTCTCGTCTTCCTCGGCCTCGTCATCCTCGCGTTCGCCACGGCTGGACCCGCGTCCACCGCGGGTGCGACGCGAGCCACGATCGTTTGAACGTTCACTTCCGCGGCCTCGACGCGACCGTGAAGCGGACTGTTCGGCCTCGACATCGTCGATGGGACGGTAGGTGATGTCGTCGTCCTCAAGGTCTTCCTCGATCTGTTCGACCTCATCGGCGGCATGGCGTTCCTCGGCGTTGAGTCTGCGGCGGCGATGGGTGCGGCGCTCGGCGTGTTCGGCAGCCTCTTCGTCATAGATATCATCGTCATCATCGCGGCGCGAGCGACGAGAGGAATGACGTGGAGAGTCCTCCTCATAGTCGCGTTCGTTTGCCCGGCCGCGTCTGGAACCGGACCTGCCGCCACGTTCCTCACGTGCCTCATCCGAATCCTCGTCGGCCCGCTCGGCATCGCGACGCGAATGGGAACCGCGGGAGGAACGACGGGAACCGCGCTGCGGACGATGCTCGTCATCCTCGTCATCGTCCTTGCCACGCGAACGGCCAGAACGGCGGGTATCTGCCGTCTCTTCTTGCTCCTCATCTCCCGGAAGCACCGGCTCGCGGAACAGCAATGAGGTCATCGGACGCGGCGTATGGTGGCTTTCATGGCCTTTTGGAAGTCCTTCGACGGCATCGAGAACACGGTCCTCGGTAGCCTCGATCTTGGATTCCGCGTCATCGTCATGTGAGGGTGCGGAACTTTTGGACACGCCGCGCGAACGCGAACGGGTGGTGCGACGATCGCGGTTCGATGCCGCGTTCTCGTCATCCTTGCCGCTTCTCGCGCTCCTACGACGTGAAGGGGAATCTTCATCGGATTCTTCGTCATCACGAACACGGCTGCGCGTGCGGGTCCTTTTCGTCGTGGAGGAACCGCGCGAAGCCGACGTGGATTTCCGCGTCCTGCCAGTTCCGATTTTCGGCGTTTCGTCGGAAGAACCGTCCTCATCGGACGCTTTCCCGGCGATTTCCGCCGCTTTGGCACTTTCGCGCTCCTCGACCTTCAATGCCACGTCGGCACCGGCCGCGCCCGCGCCACGGACTACACGGCGACGGACGACACGGCGACGGGTGGTGGACTCGGCATCGCCCGAAGAAGCGGATGCGGATGCAGAAGAAGATGAATTGGTATCGTTTAATTTGGCGTCGTCGACTTGGTCGACCCCGCCTCGGGTTGCTCTGGGCACAATGCTCCTTGACGACATGCTGCAACCATGTCGGCTTATCCGGCCGTCTACGGCTCTCACACCGCGCTCTCACCGCGGCCGCGCAACGGTTGCGCTCGTAGCCGGCATTCTAAAAGTCATACGTTCACGACGGCGGACACCGGCACTTGCGGATTGACACGCGAGGGGATCAACGCCAACGGAATTCGGCAACTTGCAGAATTACCAACTTTTATTATACGTCCTGCACGCGCCATTGCGGACAGAATTATCATATTGGCCGCAAATTCGACACCAAATGTCAGCGCAGCCAGTCCTCGAGGACGTCAGCCATAAGCGTGAGCTGGCTTTCCGGGATCTGCTCGTCGGCCTTGTGGGCCAAAAGCGGCGAACCCGCGCCCAGATTGACGGCAGGAACGCCGATGGACGAGAATCGGGCGACGTCGGTCCAGCCGAGCTTGGCCTGCGGAGCCAGTCCCGTCTTCTCCTCGACCAACTTGGCCAGGGAACGCGCGAGCGGGGCGTCCATGCCCGGGCGGGCGGACGGCGATTCATCCTTCATCTCGATGTCAAAGCCCTCGAACATGCCACCAGTGGCCTTGTGCTCACCGTTGCCCATTTCCGCCCCCGCGTCGGCACCCATCATCAACGCCTTGGCGGTGGGCAGATCCTTGTCGGGCGCGAAACGGTAATTGACATGCACACGACACTCGTCAGGAATGACGTTGGTGCCCTTGCCACCGGAAATCAAAGTGGCGTTGACTCCTTCGCGGTAGGTCAGGCCGTCCACTTCGACGTCCTTGGGAACGTAAGAGGCAAGCCGGTCCAAGACTTCGGCGGCCTTGTGAATGGCGTTCTCGCCCATCCAGGCGCGTGCGGAATGGGCGGCGACACCGTGGGTGACGACATCGAAGCGCATGGTGCCGTTGCAACCGCCTTCGATGCCGCAATCCGTGGGCTCGCCGATGATGGCGAAATCTCCTTGTATCCAATCAGGATGGGCCTTCGCCACTTTACCGAGGCCGTTTTTTTCGGCTGTCACTTCCTCGTGGTCATAGAAAACGTAAGTGAGGTCGTATTTCGGGTCCGTCATCGTCGCCGCGAGATAAAGCATCACAGCGTCGCTGGCCTTCATATCCGTCGCCCCACGGCCGAACA
Proteins encoded:
- a CDS encoding Rne/Rng family ribonuclease, translated to MSSRSIVPRATRGGVDQVDDAKLNDTNSSSSASASASSGDAESTTRRRVVRRRVVRGAGAAGADVALKVEERESAKAAEIAGKASDEDGSSDETPKIGTGRTRKSTSASRGSSTTKRTRTRSRVRDDEESDEDSPSRRRSARSGKDDENAASNRDRRTTRSRSRGVSKSSAPSHDDDAESKIEATEDRVLDAVEGLPKGHESHHTPRPMTSLLFREPVLPGDEEQEETADTRRSGRSRGKDDDEDDEHRPQRGSRRSSRGSHSRRDAERADEDSDEAREERGGRSGSRRGRANERDYEEDSPRHSSRRSRRDDDDDIYDEEAAEHAERRTHRRRRLNAEERHAADEVEQIEEDLEDDDITYRPIDDVEAEQSASRSRRGRGSERSNDRGSRRTRGGRGSSRGEREDDEAEEDENESRGNRGRGSHNERDEDSSGRGETRRRRRRESDEDSDDQPLTRRRRRHRGSKGEESESGRDSSSRSTSRRSRKQQYIDEITDIEGSTRLEAKKQRRRDNRRERSRQNQLIEQDFLARRENVDRLMVVREKGQHTQISVIEDNVLVEHYVSDIQEVATVGNIYLGRVQNVLPSMEAAFVDIGQPRNGVLYAGEVNWDATRLEGQPRRIELAFKSGDPVLVQVTKDPIGHKGARLTSQVTLAGRFLVLVPSGGMTGVSRKLPERERGRLKSIVAKIAPKDMGVIIRTAADGASEDALKKDLENLKRQWSKIEDKRKLYHNGKRAKLLQGEPDVAIRVVRDIFNDDFSKLIVEGDKVYERIEEYLDTMAPDLKDRLEKWDPEEHQGKDVFDKWQIDSQLRKGMERQVYLPSGGSIVIDRTEAMTTIDVNTGRFIGKGKSLEETVTRCNLEASEEIARQLRLRDIGGMIMIDYVDMVMPANRDLVLRRLVECLARDRTKHQVAEVTSLGLVQMTRKRIGQGLVEAFSEECPTCKGRGFILHDEPTISADYADPYAMKGGDPFVHTNKHGHGSAPEVQAPKGSSPAVKAKLAQIAAAAVAANDEEKEEESDSDSSSESSVDKD
- the dapE gene encoding succinyl-diaminopimelate desuccinylase, translated to MSLTIKQGGTREAALSGLFETLMKSYSVSDDETALTDEVEAFLRQQPHLTIHRIGDTVVASTSLGRSQRVVLAGHLDTVPVIDNFPPVWLEPGDKRIREDVAKANPGERVMFGRGATDMKASDAVMLYLAATMTDPKYDLTYVFYDHEEVTAEKNGLGKVAKAHPDWIQGDFAIIGEPTDCGIEGGCNGTMRFDVVTHGVAAHSARAWMGENAIHKAAEVLDRLASYVPKDVEVDGLTYREGVNATLISGGKGTNVIPDECRVHVNYRFAPDKDLPTAKALMMGADAGAEMGNGEHKATGGMFEGFDIEMKDESPSARPGMDAPLARSLAKLVEEKTGLAPQAKLGWTDVARFSSIGVPAVNLGAGSPLLAHKADEQIPESQLTLMADVLEDWLR